One Kangiella geojedonensis DNA segment encodes these proteins:
- a CDS encoding lysophospholipid acyltransferase family protein encodes MLHRLNYIWRVFATGLSFTTFGLGGLFLSLFVFPVIKVFNPDPDIRKRKARYLVHRSWRFFISFMQSLGIFSFDLEAARKELQGVEGKVIIANHPTLIDVVALISLIPRADCVVKQGLWNNFFLKRVVRVADFINNDQDVNKLIESCKKTLEEGYNLVVFPEGTRTVPNQPLKLQRGAANIAIRCQQKLLPVIIDCNPTTLTKQEKWYQIPSRRAKFSMRVVQEINITPFLQMDKSESIAARRLTEHIKTVFTEEILKNETN; translated from the coding sequence ATGCTCCATCGGCTTAATTACATCTGGCGAGTATTTGCCACAGGGCTGTCCTTCACTACTTTTGGCTTGGGGGGACTGTTCTTATCGCTATTTGTTTTCCCGGTGATAAAAGTTTTCAATCCCGACCCCGACATTCGAAAGCGTAAAGCTCGTTATTTAGTTCATCGTTCTTGGCGCTTTTTTATCAGTTTTATGCAGAGTTTGGGGATTTTTAGCTTTGATCTCGAGGCTGCGCGCAAAGAACTTCAAGGCGTTGAAGGTAAAGTCATTATCGCTAATCACCCAACCTTAATTGATGTGGTCGCTTTAATATCCCTTATCCCAAGAGCCGATTGTGTGGTGAAACAAGGTTTGTGGAATAACTTCTTTTTGAAAAGAGTCGTCCGAGTAGCTGATTTTATTAATAATGATCAAGATGTGAATAAGCTCATTGAAAGCTGTAAAAAAACCCTCGAAGAAGGGTATAATCTAGTCGTATTTCCTGAGGGTACTCGCACAGTTCCTAATCAACCGTTAAAATTACAGCGCGGCGCCGCAAATATTGCTATTCGCTGCCAACAAAAACTTTTGCCGGTGATCATCGACTGCAACCCAACCACATTAACTAAACAAGAAAAGTGGTACCAGATCCCATCACGACGAGCTAAGTTCTCCATGCGTGTGGTCCAGGAAATCAACATTACTCCGTTTTTGCAAATGGATAAAAGCGAATCAATCGCTGCAAGAAGATTAACGGAGCATATTAAAACAGTGTTTACTGAGGAAATTTTGAAGAATGAGACCAATTGA
- a CDS encoding phosphopantetheine-binding protein, producing the protein MRPIENEIKAVIIESLDLEDISIDDIETSEPLFGDGLGLDSIDALELGLALKKKFDIKLDSNSEESKKHFYSVSTLADFIEQQKRTA; encoded by the coding sequence ATGAGACCAATTGAAAACGAGATCAAAGCGGTCATTATTGAATCACTTGATCTAGAAGATATTAGCATTGATGACATTGAGACTTCTGAGCCATTATTTGGGGATGGCCTCGGTTTAGATTCTATTGACGCACTCGAATTAGGATTAGCCTTAAAAAAGAAGTTTGATATAAAGCTTGACTCTAACTCTGAAGAATCGAAAAAACATTTTTATTCAGTCAGCACTTTAGCAGACTTCATAGAGCAACAAAAAAGGACTGCGTAA
- a CDS encoding acyl carrier protein: MTKLETKEQIYQQLVVILVEDFEVESDDISLEANLYTDLDLDSIDTVDLVIKLQEITGKSVNPETFKAVRTMQHVVDAVYDLVHD; this comes from the coding sequence ATGACTAAGTTAGAAACAAAAGAGCAAATCTATCAACAACTTGTTGTTATTTTGGTAGAAGACTTTGAAGTAGAGTCTGATGATATCAGTTTAGAAGCTAATCTCTATACGGATCTTGATCTCGATAGTATTGATACAGTGGACTTGGTCATTAAACTTCAAGAGATCACTGGGAAGTCCGTTAACCCTGAGACTTTCAAAGCCGTTCGCACTATGCAGCACGTTGTTGACGCAGTTTATGACCTAGTACACGACTAA
- a CDS encoding COG4648 family protein, giving the protein MALLLKVAIALVVLVYPIAIYFGLQYLQPKYLAISLAALVILRALFTNNQLLKAVKGLWVVILVVGLTLAGFSYFKNTDLGLKLYPVIISASFLALFSYSLFKPPSVIERLARLQDPDLPPDGVRYTRAVTQVWCVFFVFNMTIALYTVFFSTTEIWALYNGFISYLLMGVLFISELAYRKWVLQKGGD; this is encoded by the coding sequence ATGGCTCTATTGCTCAAAGTTGCCATCGCTTTGGTAGTATTAGTATATCCCATAGCGATCTATTTTGGGCTTCAGTATCTTCAGCCTAAATATTTAGCCATCAGTTTAGCAGCCTTAGTTATACTGCGTGCACTCTTCACAAACAACCAACTTCTTAAGGCCGTAAAAGGGCTTTGGGTTGTCATACTAGTGGTAGGATTAACTCTTGCCGGTTTTAGTTACTTTAAAAACACCGATCTTGGCTTAAAGCTTTATCCCGTGATTATTTCTGCCAGTTTCCTCGCTTTATTTAGCTACAGTCTCTTTAAACCACCCTCTGTTATTGAACGCTTAGCACGCCTTCAAGATCCAGATTTACCACCAGATGGAGTTCGTTACACCAGAGCAGTGACACAAGTATGGTGTGTCTTTTTTGTCTTCAACATGACAATCGCGCTATACACCGTTTTCTTTTCTACTACCGAAATATGGGCGCTTTATAACGGTTTCATATCCTATTTGTTAATGGGGGTTTTATTTATTTCTGAGCTAGCTTACCGCAAATGGGTTCTACAAAAAGGCGGTGATTAA
- a CDS encoding AMP-binding protein — protein sequence MDHITAQIKQLLESDSDQLVAFNDRQSFSRRDFQKHVLQAAANLEQLSHQKYLLFADNTYDFAVNFMALIIAGKDIVLTANTKPDWLKSIGQSYQAVLSDSSDADSLSITHYLNSVAPTDKLDIPNNLLNILSQSKIQFYTSGSSSEPKAVSKHFSQLLLEAHNLEQLFGAAIRNSKVFATVSHHHIYGLIFRLLWPLFYKKPFNTNILLYPEELVAASQHYSDICLISSPAFLSRHDKQLSDIALTQCFSSGSLLSPKAAHLTRKQFNLYPVEVFGSTETGGIGYRTQANNNTVWSLFPSVALTLNKEGRARLTSPYIPNPEYLDDNIEIIGESQFRLHGRTDRVVKIEEKRVSLDALEQAIKESSLVDDCKVVVIQQHRTFIGAVVELSDSGSDFLKNHSKLQLNQQLKEMLDSKFEAVAIPRKWRYFDHLPYNSQGKLPINTLVTLF from the coding sequence ATGGATCACATCACAGCACAAATTAAACAATTACTTGAAAGCGACAGCGACCAGCTGGTCGCATTTAACGACAGACAGTCATTTTCTCGTCGTGATTTTCAAAAGCATGTTTTGCAAGCCGCGGCGAACCTTGAGCAGCTTTCCCATCAAAAGTATTTGCTATTTGCTGATAACACCTATGATTTTGCCGTTAATTTTATGGCGTTAATCATAGCTGGGAAAGATATCGTGTTGACCGCTAATACCAAGCCTGACTGGCTTAAATCCATTGGTCAGTCCTATCAAGCAGTCCTTTCTGATTCGTCTGATGCTGACAGTTTGTCGATTACACATTACCTCAACAGTGTTGCTCCTACTGACAAATTAGACATACCCAACAACCTGCTAAACATTCTCTCCCAGAGCAAGATCCAATTTTATACCTCAGGCTCCAGTAGCGAGCCTAAGGCCGTTTCCAAGCACTTCTCTCAATTGTTGTTAGAAGCACATAATTTAGAACAGTTGTTCGGAGCAGCTATCAGAAATAGCAAAGTCTTCGCCACAGTGTCGCACCACCATATTTATGGCCTTATTTTTAGGTTGCTCTGGCCTTTATTTTACAAAAAGCCGTTTAACACCAATATTTTGCTTTACCCTGAAGAATTAGTAGCCGCCAGTCAGCATTATTCAGATATCTGCTTAATCTCCAGCCCTGCTTTTTTATCGCGTCATGATAAACAGCTATCCGATATAGCGTTAACTCAATGCTTTAGCTCAGGGAGTCTTCTGTCGCCCAAAGCGGCTCACTTAACGCGAAAGCAATTCAACCTTTATCCCGTCGAAGTATTTGGTAGTACAGAAACCGGGGGCATTGGGTATCGCACCCAAGCCAATAATAATACTGTCTGGAGCCTGTTTCCCAGCGTCGCATTAACGCTCAACAAAGAAGGGCGGGCTAGGCTAACGTCTCCGTATATACCAAATCCTGAGTACCTAGATGATAACATTGAAATCATTGGGGAGAGTCAATTCCGCTTACATGGACGCACTGATAGAGTTGTTAAAATCGAAGAAAAAAGAGTGTCGCTAGATGCTCTCGAACAAGCTATAAAGGAGTCGAGCTTGGTCGACGACTGCAAAGTTGTTGTCATACAACAGCATAGAACTTTTATTGGCGCTGTGGTTGAACTTAGCGATAGTGGAAGCGATTTTTTAAAGAACCACTCTAAACTCCAGCTCAACCAACAACTTAAAGAGATGCTAGATTCAAAGTTTGAGGCAGTTGCGATCCCGAGAAAGTGGCGTTATTTTGACCATTTACCCTATAATTCACAGGGAAAGCTTCCCATCAACACACTGGTCACACTATTTTAA
- a CDS encoding ApeI family dehydratase: MTFPDVLNKLQTDDATMVELDIDPRLQAFEGHFDSFPIVPGVIQIQWALHFFQQIFHSESSAIAWRINKVTALKFQHVIAPHSKVNLHLSFDEAKCCLTFKFNNDEHTYSSGKLFLEKS; this comes from the coding sequence ATGACATTCCCTGACGTTTTGAACAAACTGCAAACCGACGATGCCACTATGGTCGAACTTGACATAGATCCTAGGCTGCAAGCTTTTGAAGGGCATTTTGACTCATTCCCTATTGTGCCTGGAGTGATACAAATTCAGTGGGCATTGCATTTCTTCCAACAAATATTTCACTCTGAGTCATCCGCAATTGCATGGCGTATCAACAAAGTCACAGCGTTAAAATTCCAACATGTCATCGCCCCCCACAGCAAGGTTAATTTACACTTATCCTTTGATGAAGCTAAGTGTTGCTTAACCTTCAAATTTAATAACGATGAACACACTTACTCTTCTGGCAAGCTGTTTCTGGAAAAAAGCTAA
- a CDS encoding glycosyltransferase family 2 protein — MASNDYCIIIPNYNHTQHIENVLQQISQQQLPVILINDGSNAKTKTFLIETARKFKFVSLIHLETNQGKGGAVITGLLEAHRQGYSHAIQVDADGQHAINDIPKFINLSEDASQAVICGIPDYDKSVPLGRLIPRYITHFWVWVETLSFRIKDSMCGFRLYPLSSTTELIRNTRIGKRMDFDTEILVKLDWKAVPIINLPTKVTYPEDGSSHFRMWQDNWLITKMHTRLFFGMLVRLPKLIARHFTHSTPKTTL, encoded by the coding sequence ATGGCATCTAACGACTACTGTATTATTATTCCTAACTATAACCATACTCAACATATCGAGAATGTTCTGCAGCAGATATCTCAGCAGCAGCTGCCGGTTATTTTGATCAATGATGGGAGCAACGCTAAAACTAAGACGTTTTTAATCGAGACTGCCCGCAAATTTAAGTTTGTTAGCTTAATCCACCTTGAGACAAATCAAGGAAAGGGTGGCGCCGTGATTACTGGACTTCTTGAAGCTCATCGCCAAGGATATAGTCATGCAATACAAGTCGACGCCGATGGTCAGCATGCTATTAACGATATCCCCAAATTTATTAACCTCAGCGAAGATGCTTCTCAAGCTGTGATTTGTGGCATACCAGACTACGACAAGTCTGTGCCTTTAGGTCGACTCATACCTCGTTACATTACTCATTTTTGGGTTTGGGTAGAAACACTGTCCTTTCGGATTAAAGATTCGATGTGTGGCTTTCGTTTATACCCCTTGAGTAGTACCACAGAGTTAATTCGCAATACTCGCATTGGCAAACGCATGGATTTTGACACTGAAATCTTGGTTAAGCTTGACTGGAAAGCCGTTCCCATCATTAACTTACCCACTAAAGTCACCTATCCAGAGGATGGTTCTTCACATTTCCGTATGTGGCAAGACAATTGGCTAATTACAAAAATGCACACCCGCCTTTTCTTCGGCATGCTCGTTAGGCTGCCGAAGTTAATTGCGCGACACTTTACGCACTCAACCCCAAAAACCACACTATGA